A section of the Rhodothermus sp. genome encodes:
- a CDS encoding LytTR family DNA-binding domain-containing protein, which yields MTTPDRPLRVLIVDDEPLARQRLIDLLDGRKGIVVVGQATSGREAVRAIQTLQPDLVFLDVQMPGMTGLDVVRTIGPDQMPLTIFVTAYDQYALKAFEVAALDYLLKPFDDERFEQALERALRLRQLKEVASLRDRLLQLLQGDQMSEQSSPPKYLERIAVEMRGQVRVIPVQQIDYITASGPYAELHVGDQVYVIREQMQTLEARLDPNLFIRIHRSAIVRIDLIEALLRGAGGRYAVRLKNGVRLKVSRSRREALERRLGLNAA from the coding sequence ATGACAACACCTGATCGTCCATTACGCGTGCTGATTGTCGACGATGAGCCACTGGCACGCCAGCGCCTGATCGATCTGCTGGACGGGCGCAAAGGGATAGTGGTTGTCGGACAGGCAACCAGTGGGCGTGAGGCAGTCCGGGCCATTCAAACGCTGCAACCCGATCTGGTTTTTCTGGACGTTCAGATGCCAGGCATGACAGGACTGGATGTGGTGCGTACGATTGGGCCTGACCAGATGCCGCTGACTATTTTTGTAACGGCCTACGATCAGTATGCGCTCAAGGCTTTTGAGGTAGCTGCGCTCGACTATCTCCTGAAGCCTTTCGACGATGAGCGCTTCGAGCAGGCGCTTGAGCGTGCGCTCCGCCTGCGCCAGCTTAAAGAAGTGGCATCGCTACGTGACCGCCTGTTACAATTGCTTCAGGGAGATCAGATGTCGGAGCAGTCCAGTCCCCCGAAATATCTGGAGCGTATAGCCGTAGAGATGCGGGGACAGGTGCGTGTCATTCCAGTGCAGCAGATCGATTACATTACGGCCAGTGGACCCTATGCCGAGTTGCATGTGGGCGATCAAGTGTACGTGATTCGTGAGCAGATGCAAACGCTTGAAGCACGACTTGATCCGAATCTGTTTATCCGGATCCACCGATCCGCCATTGTACGTATTGACCTGATCGAGGCGCTACTGCGCGGCGCCGGTGGCCGCTACGCCGTTCGCCTGAAAAACGGCGTGCGTCTAAAAGTCAGCCGTAGCCGCCGCGAAGCGCTGGAGCGACGGTTGGGGCTAAACGCCGCATAA
- the serS gene encoding serine--tRNA ligase translates to MLDLHRIRQEPERVREAIRTKGIGDPALVDRVLSLDAEHRQTLTELQASRHRLNTLARQIGQLMREGRREEAQTLIEENGQLKAHLKTLETRQRELREQLEALLLELPNIPHPSVPVGHGPADNVVLHEAGCPPAFDFDPLPHWELATRHGLIDLERGAKVTGSGFPFYVDKGARLQRALIQFFLDLAVQQGGYVEMQPPLFVNADSARGTGQLPDKEDLMYVIERDALYPIPTAEVPVTNYFRDEILEENQLPIKFCAYSPCFRREAGSYGKDVRGLNRLHQFDKVELVQFVHPDVSYEALEQLREDAERPLRLLGLSYRRVLMCTAETGFAQAKKYDLEVWSPGQQRWLEVSSISNFEDFQARRARIRFRPGDGSRPRFVHTLNGSGLALPRVVAALLEHYQQADGSILIPEVLRPYTGFDRIG, encoded by the coding sequence ATGTTGGATCTGCACCGCATCCGTCAGGAACCCGAACGCGTCCGTGAAGCCATCCGCACCAAAGGAATAGGCGACCCGGCACTGGTCGATCGCGTACTGTCTCTGGACGCCGAACATCGCCAGACGCTGACCGAGCTGCAGGCAAGCCGCCATCGACTCAACACACTGGCCCGACAGATCGGTCAGCTTATGCGTGAGGGACGCCGCGAAGAGGCGCAAACGCTCATCGAAGAAAACGGACAGCTCAAGGCACACCTCAAAACGCTGGAGACGCGTCAGCGCGAACTGCGCGAACAACTCGAAGCTCTGCTGTTGGAGTTACCCAACATCCCGCATCCGTCGGTACCTGTCGGGCACGGCCCTGCAGACAACGTGGTGCTGCACGAAGCAGGTTGTCCCCCAGCCTTCGACTTTGACCCCTTGCCCCACTGGGAGCTGGCCACCCGACACGGACTGATCGACCTGGAACGTGGTGCCAAGGTTACCGGGAGCGGCTTTCCGTTTTACGTGGATAAAGGCGCCCGACTGCAACGCGCGCTCATTCAGTTCTTTCTGGATCTGGCTGTGCAGCAGGGCGGTTACGTAGAAATGCAACCTCCCCTGTTTGTCAATGCGGACAGCGCCCGCGGTACCGGTCAGCTGCCCGACAAAGAAGACCTGATGTACGTAATCGAACGCGATGCCCTCTATCCGATTCCTACGGCAGAGGTGCCCGTTACGAACTACTTTCGCGACGAAATCCTCGAAGAAAATCAGCTCCCGATCAAGTTTTGTGCTTACTCGCCCTGCTTCCGGCGCGAGGCAGGGTCTTATGGCAAGGACGTGCGCGGTCTGAACCGGCTGCACCAGTTCGATAAGGTGGAACTGGTACAGTTTGTTCATCCGGACGTCAGCTACGAAGCGCTGGAGCAGCTGCGTGAAGACGCCGAACGGCCACTGCGACTGCTGGGCCTTTCCTATCGTCGCGTGCTGATGTGCACGGCCGAGACAGGGTTTGCGCAGGCCAAAAAGTATGATCTGGAGGTCTGGAGCCCGGGTCAGCAACGCTGGCTGGAGGTGTCTTCCATTTCCAACTTTGAAGATTTCCAGGCGCGTCGGGCACGTATTCGCTTTCGTCCAGGTGACGGCAGCAGGCCTCGCTTTGTGCATACGCTCAACGGAAGCGGGCTAGCTCTCCCTCGCGTGGTAGCGGCGTTGCTGGAGCACTACCAGCAGGCGGACGGCTCCATCCTGATTCCCGAGGTGCTCCGCCCCTACACCGGCTTTGATCGGATCGGCTAA
- the rfbD gene encoding dTDP-4-dehydrorhamnose reductase, giving the protein MLYQRILITGANGLLGQELVAQLSRHAEYDVLATARDPEPRFQGGSCGYVPLDITDAQAVRRLFQDFTPTVVINCAAMTQVDQCEIEKEACWRVNVEAVETLARLCRQFGARLIQVSTDFVFDGTAGPYHETDRPNPINFYGRSKLASENVVREAGIDRWAIARTVLVYGTGVRLGRSNIALWVIEQLSQGRRIRIVTDQWRTPTYVVDLATGIERIVRYNKHGIYHISGREFLTVYDFACLIADVFDLDRSLIEPVDSATLNQVAPRPPRTGFIILKAETELGYRPRSIPEALRHLGQRLGLPVTMP; this is encoded by the coding sequence ATGCTTTACCAGCGCATCCTGATCACCGGTGCCAACGGTCTACTGGGGCAAGAGCTGGTGGCCCAGCTCAGCCGGCATGCGGAATATGACGTGCTGGCAACGGCCCGGGATCCGGAGCCTCGCTTCCAGGGCGGCTCATGCGGCTACGTGCCGCTCGACATTACCGACGCACAGGCCGTTCGCCGTCTCTTTCAGGATTTTACGCCGACCGTGGTGATCAACTGCGCGGCAATGACCCAGGTGGACCAGTGTGAGATCGAGAAGGAAGCCTGCTGGCGCGTCAACGTCGAAGCCGTTGAAACGCTGGCCCGGCTGTGCCGACAATTTGGAGCCCGTCTGATTCAGGTATCCACCGACTTTGTCTTCGATGGTACCGCCGGCCCCTATCACGAAACCGACCGTCCCAACCCGATTAACTTCTACGGCCGCTCGAAGCTGGCCAGCGAAAACGTGGTGCGGGAGGCTGGCATCGACCGCTGGGCTATCGCCCGCACTGTTCTTGTCTATGGCACAGGCGTCCGCCTTGGCCGCTCCAATATTGCTCTCTGGGTGATTGAACAGCTCTCGCAGGGACGCCGCATTCGCATCGTTACCGACCAGTGGCGCACTCCCACCTACGTGGTCGACCTGGCCACCGGCATCGAACGCATTGTCCGTTACAACAAACATGGCATTTACCATATTTCAGGCCGCGAATTCCTGACGGTCTACGATTTTGCCTGCCTGATTGCCGACGTGTTCGACCTGGATCGTTCACTTATTGAACCCGTCGATAGTGCCACGCTGAACCAGGTGGCGCCTCGACCGCCGCGCACTGGCTTTATCATCCTGAAAGCCGAAACTGAACTGGGTTATCGGCCGCGCTCGATTCCCGAAGCGCTCCGCCATCTGGGCCAACGCCTTGGCCTGCCAGTCACCATGCCTTGA
- a CDS encoding M1 family metallopeptidase, translated as MSTMPLPNRLGLLLLGIGFYLLWSVAQTACAQRSLGVRATNRSGGPLLPEQAAYDVTFYDLALRIDPDARRIRGTLEVQARVVHPLIWLVLDLDTALTVRHVEERVRGRWMRRRFEHRADGRIWTHLGHTRQPGEHIVLRVHYGGVPREAPYPPWIGGFTWARTANGQPWIATANQGEGADLWWPCKDHPSDEPDSMALHITVPEPLVVASNGRLRRIESHADGTRTYHWFVSTPINNYGVALNIAPYRTVDTLYVSVAGDTIPVTFWVLPEREADARRMLPEILDHLAFYERLLGPYPFRADKYGIAHTPFLGMEHQTIIAYGSDFSNQPYGYDWLHHHELGHEWWGNLVTAYDWKDFWLHEGFSTYMQALYAEERFGPEAYRAELRRYLPAIRNRRPIAPRTSKTTTEMYFADPGTGQTDNDIYYKGAWVLHTLRYLIGDDAFFQALRRMAYPDPFLERVADGRQCRFVTTDDFITLVEAITGQELAWFFEVYVRRAALPRLIVNREPDRLVLRWEAPDNLPFPMPVEVQLGEVRRRLPMPDGEAIVPLGELEAEPIVDPDHWILRAVD; from the coding sequence ATGAGCACAATGCCTCTGCCAAACCGCCTCGGGTTGCTGCTGTTAGGAATCGGCTTTTATCTGTTGTGGTCCGTTGCTCAGACGGCCTGTGCACAGCGAAGCCTTGGGGTACGGGCTACGAACCGTTCCGGTGGACCACTGCTGCCCGAGCAGGCTGCCTATGACGTCACGTTTTATGATCTGGCATTGCGTATCGATCCGGATGCTCGCCGCATTCGGGGTACGTTGGAGGTGCAGGCACGCGTCGTGCACCCGCTTATCTGGTTGGTGCTTGATCTCGATACGGCCCTGACCGTCCGGCACGTCGAGGAACGAGTACGTGGACGATGGATGCGCCGCCGCTTCGAGCATCGTGCAGACGGACGCATCTGGACGCACCTGGGACATACCCGACAGCCGGGGGAGCATATCGTGCTGCGCGTGCACTACGGAGGCGTTCCTCGCGAGGCGCCGTATCCTCCGTGGATCGGTGGGTTTACTTGGGCCCGTACGGCCAACGGTCAGCCCTGGATTGCCACCGCCAACCAGGGGGAAGGGGCTGACCTCTGGTGGCCCTGTAAAGATCATCCCTCCGACGAGCCCGACTCCATGGCGCTGCATATCACAGTGCCTGAGCCGCTTGTCGTGGCCAGTAATGGTCGCCTGCGTCGCATCGAATCGCATGCCGACGGTACGCGCACCTATCACTGGTTCGTCTCGACACCCATCAACAATTACGGCGTGGCGCTAAACATTGCACCTTATCGCACTGTTGATACCCTCTACGTCAGCGTGGCCGGCGATACAATCCCGGTTACCTTCTGGGTGCTCCCCGAGCGAGAAGCCGACGCCCGCCGCATGTTGCCAGAAATTCTTGATCATCTCGCATTCTATGAGCGGCTACTGGGGCCGTATCCATTTCGAGCCGACAAGTACGGAATCGCCCATACTCCTTTTCTGGGCATGGAACATCAGACGATCATCGCCTATGGCAGCGACTTTTCGAATCAACCGTACGGCTACGATTGGCTGCATCACCACGAACTGGGACACGAGTGGTGGGGCAATCTGGTTACTGCCTACGACTGGAAAGACTTCTGGCTGCACGAGGGCTTCAGCACATACATGCAGGCACTTTATGCGGAAGAGCGCTTTGGGCCGGAAGCATACCGGGCCGAGCTACGACGCTATCTGCCGGCTATTCGCAACCGGCGACCCATTGCCCCCCGTACCTCAAAGACCACCACCGAGATGTACTTTGCAGATCCCGGGACTGGCCAGACGGACAACGATATCTACTACAAAGGTGCCTGGGTGCTGCATACACTGCGCTATCTGATCGGCGACGACGCATTCTTTCAGGCGCTGCGTCGCATGGCCTATCCGGATCCATTCCTGGAGCGGGTCGCCGACGGCCGTCAGTGTCGATTCGTTACGACGGACGACTTCATCACACTGGTTGAAGCGATTACCGGACAGGAGCTGGCCTGGTTCTTCGAGGTGTATGTACGTCGCGCCGCGTTGCCCCGGCTGATCGTCAACCGTGAGCCGGACCGGCTTGTGTTGCGCTGGGAGGCGCCGGACAACCTGCCGTTTCCGATGCCAGTCGAGGTGCAGCTTGGAGAGGTACGTCGCCGCCTTCCTATGCCGGATGGCGAGGCCATTGTGCCGCTGGGCGAGCTTGAGGCCGAGCCAATCGTTGACCCCGATCACTGGATTCTTCGAGCGGTAGACTGA
- a CDS encoding DUF1640 domain-containing protein → MPILTVPSILREKLGDEGVEALVTLLNEAAHHERNNLLDILAERFERRVTKEGQRLDNRITEEIAKLEGRIVAESARLDNRITEEVAKLQQQIAAVDNRITEEVAKLQQQIAAVDNRITEEVAKLQQQIAAVDNRITEAGAKLGERMAGMRADLIRWMFLFWVGQIGTLVAILFAFFK, encoded by the coding sequence ATGCCTATTCTAACCGTACCAAGCATCCTGCGCGAGAAGCTGGGTGACGAAGGGGTTGAGGCGCTCGTTACGCTGCTCAACGAAGCGGCACATCACGAACGCAACAATTTGCTGGACATCTTGGCAGAACGGTTTGAGCGGCGCGTGACGAAGGAAGGACAGCGTCTGGACAACCGCATTACAGAGGAAATAGCGAAGCTGGAAGGGCGTATTGTAGCTGAATCGGCGCGTCTGGATAACCGTATTACGGAGGAGGTGGCGAAGCTACAGCAGCAGATAGCAGCTGTGGACAACCGCATTACGGAGGAGGTGGCGAAGCTACAGCAACAGATAGCAGCTGTGGACAACCGTATTACGGAGGAGGTGGCGAAGCTGCAGCAGCAGATAGCAGCTGTGGACAACCGTATTACAGAAGCTGGGGCAAAGCTGGGAGAACGAATGGCCGGAATGCGGGCTGACCTGATTCGGTGGATGTTTCTGTTCTGGGTGGGGCAGATCGGAACACTTGTCGCTATTCTGTTTGCCTTTTTCAAGTAG
- a CDS encoding TonB-dependent receptor, translating to MRITTNIEEYDMRAWLCGVLLSLLLSGYVQAQDRPFRSSWMATRISGQVVDTSTNQPIETATIAVWRAADSTLVTGTVTDAEGRFTIERLRPGRYYVTVSFVGYRRQVISNVMLRPPSSLQVDLGVILLEPDTAQLQEVQVTARRAAVEIGIDRIVYNTRDQLISIGGAAVDVLRNIPSVEVDIEGNISLRGNQNVAILINGRPSALQGEALTRFLEGLPAEAIERVEIIPNPSARYEPDGMAGLINIVLRQNRNLGLGGSLSAGAGTLRSYNASGMLTYQHGSWNLTTNYGFRTGERPVEGSRFRENRYQNPLTYLEQLDRGTRNRYAHNLNTTLEYRLNRLNTLGASALLSFRGSSQDTRALYQNLDAFQNLTAQYERRVEGDRQDLNMDYRFFFRRIVDPSKHELNAELRYERAKDNTIAYYLQQPLSTAGAPLDHVRREQNVQDQRGSTLSFQIDYIRPLNEQLRLEAGYKGDMNVNDYSQSYEVQGTLPFANDFRYTLQRHAAYGVVNYDLGILGVQVGLRAEQARTEFRQKTLNETYRRSYFSFFPSIFVSFRPAQSHQFRLSYSKRIRRPNTWQLNPLSDFRDPLFRRQGNPYLDPEYTHAFEFSYSWISPAVTLTVTPYYRYTVDVIRWYETLHPETGTSIVTFKNLASRDDWGFETVGTFRLGNRLNAFASLNIFRITTDGSNVDTDLGSDAIGWSTRLNTTISVMPGLSLQFSYFYRSPLAIENGRISGHSMANLALRQQFLNNRASLSIRVSDLFNTMRFRVEREDELFYQRFNRSWNAQQVFLTFTYNFGHQNQRRNRRWNREETGRPEGIEEVFIQQ from the coding sequence ATGCGAATCACAACAAATATCGAGGAATACGATATGCGTGCATGGCTTTGCGGGGTGCTCCTTAGCTTGTTACTGTCCGGATACGTCCAGGCGCAGGATCGTCCGTTTAGATCCAGCTGGATGGCTACCCGCATCTCAGGACAGGTAGTGGACACGTCCACAAACCAACCGATAGAAACAGCTACCATTGCCGTCTGGCGTGCTGCCGATTCCACGCTGGTTACCGGCACTGTGACCGATGCGGAAGGACGCTTTACGATTGAGCGGTTGCGGCCCGGTCGCTACTACGTGACGGTCAGTTTTGTGGGCTATCGCCGTCAGGTGATCTCGAACGTCATGCTGCGCCCCCCGTCTTCGCTGCAGGTAGACCTGGGTGTCATTCTTCTGGAACCCGACACAGCCCAGCTGCAGGAAGTGCAGGTGACGGCCAGACGCGCCGCCGTGGAGATCGGCATCGACCGCATCGTTTACAACACGCGCGACCAGCTGATCAGCATCGGCGGTGCAGCTGTCGACGTGCTCCGCAACATTCCCTCGGTGGAGGTGGACATCGAGGGCAACATTAGCCTTCGTGGCAATCAAAATGTGGCGATTCTGATCAACGGTCGTCCTTCAGCCCTGCAGGGTGAAGCCCTCACGCGCTTTCTGGAGGGCCTGCCGGCCGAGGCGATCGAACGTGTCGAAATCATCCCAAACCCGTCGGCCAGATATGAACCCGACGGCATGGCTGGCCTGATCAATATCGTGCTGCGCCAGAACCGAAACCTTGGCCTGGGGGGTAGTCTGTCGGCGGGAGCCGGCACACTGCGCTCCTACAACGCTTCCGGCATGCTCACCTACCAGCACGGTTCCTGGAATCTGACCACCAACTACGGTTTCCGCACCGGGGAACGGCCCGTGGAGGGCTCCCGTTTTCGCGAAAATCGCTATCAGAATCCTCTCACCTATCTGGAGCAACTCGATCGAGGCACGCGCAATCGCTACGCACACAACCTGAACACCACGCTGGAGTATCGTCTCAACCGCCTGAACACCCTGGGCGCTTCGGCACTGCTTAGCTTTCGGGGAAGCAGCCAGGACACCCGTGCACTTTATCAGAATCTCGATGCTTTTCAGAACCTGACCGCTCAGTACGAACGACGCGTCGAAGGGGATCGGCAGGACTTGAACATGGACTATCGATTTTTCTTTCGTCGAATCGTGGATCCCTCCAAACATGAGCTGAACGCCGAGCTGCGCTACGAGCGCGCAAAGGATAACACGATAGCGTATTACCTGCAACAACCCCTCTCTACTGCAGGCGCCCCGCTTGACCACGTTCGTCGCGAGCAGAACGTGCAGGACCAACGAGGTTCAACCCTTTCCTTTCAGATCGACTATATAAGGCCGCTTAATGAGCAGCTTCGCCTGGAAGCCGGCTATAAAGGTGACATGAATGTCAATGACTATAGTCAGTCCTATGAAGTACAGGGCACGCTTCCCTTTGCCAACGACTTTCGGTATACGCTCCAGCGCCATGCCGCCTATGGCGTTGTGAACTATGACCTGGGGATCCTGGGCGTACAGGTAGGACTCCGAGCAGAGCAGGCGCGTACGGAATTCAGACAAAAAACCCTGAATGAAACGTACCGAAGAAGCTATTTCAGTTTCTTTCCAAGTATCTTTGTAAGCTTTCGTCCAGCACAGTCCCATCAATTTCGTCTGAGCTACAGCAAGCGTATTCGCCGTCCCAATACATGGCAGCTCAATCCCCTCAGCGACTTTCGCGATCCCCTTTTCCGTCGCCAGGGGAATCCGTACCTCGACCCGGAGTACACGCACGCATTTGAATTCAGCTACTCCTGGATCTCGCCAGCTGTCACGCTTACAGTGACCCCCTACTACCGTTACACGGTCGACGTCATCCGCTGGTATGAGACCCTGCATCCCGAAACGGGTACTTCCATCGTTACCTTTAAAAATTTAGCCTCGCGGGACGACTGGGGTTTTGAGACGGTAGGTACTTTCCGGCTGGGCAATCGGCTCAATGCCTTTGCCAGTCTGAACATCTTCCGGATTACCACCGACGGTAGCAACGTCGATACGGATCTGGGCAGTGATGCCATCGGCTGGAGCACACGCCTGAATACGACCATCAGCGTAATGCCTGGCCTTTCTCTGCAATTCTCCTATTTCTACAGATCCCCGTTAGCTATTGAAAACGGCCGTATTTCTGGACACTCCATGGCCAATCTCGCCCTGCGACAGCAGTTTCTGAACAACCGGGCCAGTCTGAGCATTCGGGTAAGCGATCTGTTCAACACGATGCGCTTCCGGGTCGAGCGTGAAGACGAACTGTTCTACCAGCGCTTCAATCGGAGCTGGAATGCGCAGCAGGTGTTTCTGACGTTCACTTACAATTTTGGCCACCAGAACCAGCGCCGAAATCGACGTTGGAATCGAGAAGAAACCGGTCGTCCTGAAGGCATCGAAGAAGTGTTTATCCAGCAGTAA
- a CDS encoding histidine kinase, producing the protein MTIREKTGGGRLFRRPWIEVLVIWAFWTFLAVLVVTGRLLDPRWADRGVSLLQRQVLYIFSEYYTWALLTPGIFWLSRKLAFDRPRWLGRLLLHLLIGLGVALAMEVWVDYLYFYVYRLPHRRVIRFDLFMGIRRFWFINELVTYFAVLAAGFARDYFIRYQQRQQEAAQLRAQAADLQARLTEARLRALRMQLNPHFLFNTLHAISALVERDPKGVRHMIARLSELLRYTLDESTAQEVPLAQELRFLEGYLEIQQIRFQGRLQVRQEIDPAVREALVPNLILQPIVENAIKHGIGRLETPGCIVLRAWREKDQLCLCVRDNGPGLAEDGQWKEGLGLRNTRARLEGLYGHAYRMELRALPEGGLEVQICLPYHTTADLKVTIHDNT; encoded by the coding sequence ATGACGATCCGAGAAAAGACAGGGGGTGGACGGCTGTTCCGGCGGCCATGGATTGAGGTGTTGGTGATCTGGGCTTTCTGGACGTTTCTGGCAGTGCTGGTGGTGACAGGGCGGTTGCTGGATCCTCGATGGGCCGATCGGGGCGTTTCCCTGCTGCAGCGACAGGTTCTTTACATCTTTTCGGAATACTATACCTGGGCCCTGTTGACGCCGGGCATTTTCTGGCTCAGTCGCAAGCTGGCTTTCGATCGTCCTCGGTGGCTGGGACGATTGCTTTTACATCTACTGATTGGGCTGGGGGTGGCATTGGCGATGGAGGTATGGGTTGACTATCTCTATTTTTACGTATATCGCCTGCCACATCGACGGGTGATTCGTTTCGACCTGTTCATGGGCATTCGTCGTTTCTGGTTTATTAACGAGCTGGTTACGTATTTTGCGGTATTGGCAGCGGGGTTTGCACGGGACTATTTCATTCGCTACCAACAGCGCCAACAAGAAGCGGCGCAGCTTCGGGCACAGGCAGCCGACCTGCAGGCACGTCTGACCGAAGCGCGATTGCGTGCGCTTCGTATGCAGCTCAACCCACATTTTCTCTTTAATACGTTACATGCGATTTCTGCTTTAGTTGAGCGGGATCCTAAAGGCGTACGCCACATGATTGCTCGCCTGAGTGAGCTGCTGCGCTATACGCTCGACGAAAGCACGGCGCAGGAGGTGCCGCTGGCGCAGGAGCTCCGGTTTCTGGAAGGCTATCTTGAGATTCAGCAGATTCGATTTCAGGGCAGGCTTCAGGTGCGGCAGGAAATCGATCCGGCTGTGCGCGAGGCACTCGTCCCCAACCTGATTCTGCAGCCTATTGTGGAGAACGCCATCAAACACGGCATTGGACGCTTGGAAACGCCCGGGTGTATTGTGCTGCGGGCCTGGCGTGAAAAGGATCAGCTCTGCCTTTGCGTGCGAGATAACGGGCCGGGCCTGGCCGAAGATGGCCAGTGGAAAGAAGGGCTGGGACTGCGCAATACGCGCGCTCGCCTGGAGGGACTCTATGGGCATGCCTACCGTATGGAGTTGCGAGCTTTACCCGAAGGCGGACTGGAAGTGCAAATCTGCTTACCCTATCATACGACGGCCGACCTCAAGGTAACCATCCATGACAACACCTGA
- a CDS encoding DUF5723 family protein: MARFLRWIGLMVGLMLPVRETTAQYARLGAWAAQAGFSPAAVSGADALLLNPAALMNVGATGFRLRTMEFGGLLGGSLVRFDLYNRYLAAGRHLTPDAVDRMLDNWFGGANNWRTVGEVVEVTPLALMHVGWWSAWGVAWRVRQQQRLWMNRGLLDVLLKGTEQARTVPVDGEFQSMSYHELVVGYARKLNPDLIIGVAPRLLLGSHYVRGTLRSTVTIGDTEVQHRYAYTLDLTGAASELLQGFDLFDNPRLNKQAGDGLVRQMAGLRRQGWGVGIALGVQYRLLPGLLLGASLTDLGFLRWRRVRRYTPGGDAVFTFAGVSLDVDRLRTEFNNDLGAYLEHQLDSLARTAYENVQVQQQTVIMMLPTALHLGATYWLGGPTRLHAALSMGLNRTATNGARVPQFVLGAETRWAMLPLFGGMLAGGDGALMLYGGTGLQVRSWGLRIAAAGSPKSRLIGSGSRFMLMVSLTHLSF, from the coding sequence ATGGCGCGTTTCCTGCGATGGATCGGACTGATGGTGGGGCTCATGCTGCCCGTTCGAGAGACTACGGCCCAGTATGCCCGACTGGGAGCCTGGGCTGCCCAGGCCGGCTTTAGTCCAGCGGCCGTTTCAGGGGCAGATGCCCTGTTGCTGAATCCGGCAGCGTTGATGAATGTCGGAGCAACGGGATTTCGGCTTCGCACCATGGAATTTGGGGGGCTGCTGGGAGGCAGTCTGGTCCGTTTTGATCTGTACAATCGATATCTGGCGGCTGGACGACACCTGACGCCGGATGCGGTGGATCGCATGCTCGATAACTGGTTTGGCGGCGCCAATAACTGGCGCACGGTAGGTGAAGTTGTGGAGGTGACCCCTCTGGCCCTGATGCATGTCGGCTGGTGGTCAGCCTGGGGTGTGGCCTGGCGCGTTCGTCAGCAGCAACGGCTGTGGATGAACCGGGGACTATTGGACGTATTGTTGAAAGGAACCGAGCAAGCACGCACCGTGCCGGTTGATGGCGAGTTTCAGTCCATGAGCTACCATGAACTGGTCGTAGGATACGCGCGCAAGTTGAACCCAGACCTGATTATTGGGGTGGCTCCTCGCTTACTGTTGGGTAGCCATTACGTGCGGGGCACGCTGCGCTCGACGGTCACGATTGGCGACACAGAAGTGCAGCATCGCTACGCATACACGCTGGATTTAACCGGAGCAGCCAGCGAATTGCTACAGGGTTTTGATCTGTTTGATAATCCAAGGCTTAATAAGCAGGCAGGGGATGGGCTGGTCCGCCAGATGGCAGGATTAAGACGACAGGGATGGGGCGTGGGGATTGCGCTGGGCGTGCAGTACCGGCTGTTGCCCGGGTTACTGCTGGGCGCCAGTCTGACGGACTTGGGCTTTTTGCGCTGGCGGCGTGTACGACGCTATACCCCTGGGGGCGATGCGGTATTTACATTTGCTGGCGTATCGCTTGATGTGGATCGATTACGCACGGAATTTAACAACGATCTGGGGGCCTACCTTGAACATCAGCTCGACAGTCTGGCACGGACCGCTTACGAAAACGTGCAGGTGCAGCAGCAAACTGTGATCATGATGTTGCCGACCGCCCTGCATCTGGGGGCAACGTACTGGCTGGGGGGGCCAACCCGGCTGCATGCAGCTCTATCGATGGGGCTCAACCGGACCGCAACGAATGGTGCTCGGGTGCCCCAATTCGTGTTGGGCGCCGAAACCCGATGGGCGATGCTGCCCCTTTTCGGAGGGATGCTGGCCGGTGGTGACGGGGCACTTATGCTTTACGGGGGGACAGGACTGCAGGTGCGTTCGTGGGGCCTGCGTATAGCAGCGGCGGGCAGTCCAAAGAGTCGCCTGATCGGAAGTGGATCGCGTTTTATGCTGATGGTATCGCTGACACACCTTAGCTTCTGA